A portion of the Chrysemys picta bellii isolate R12L10 unplaced genomic scaffold, ASM1138683v2 scaf3, whole genome shotgun sequence genome contains these proteins:
- the LOC112060971 gene encoding interferon-inducible GTPase 5-like, producing the protein MALDGFRAAVKQGSLTDAISNVQQRTPESFNSHTLHIAVTGESGSGKSSLINAMRGLSAGDEGAAETGMLDTMTEPMAYPDPVLPGVTLWDLPGVGTSSFPLDSYCKQLNLSRFEFYIIVGSQRFRSDHARLACEIQRMGKRFYFVRSKADMDLDASRRQRPSSYNEERILEQIREDCRRGVAAEGVGHPQVFVVSSWEPNRYDFPLLRQTLQTELPLLKRHAFLLSLPAVASPIINQKKAALKAEIWKIALFSCFLAAVPVPGLSFLGTFVVFRKHLFRYYSNFGVDNRSLSALAQQVGKPVEELTAVMTSLGMTPMTALKLLLDSVGAAVMVREYSWKRLPVFGAMVSGGVALITTYFMLRKCLASVADDIQQVLSKALEAERENTI; encoded by the coding sequence ATGGCTCTTGATGGGTTCAGAGCCGCTGTCAAGCAAGGGAGCCTGACAGATGCAATTTCTAATGTGCAGCAGAGAACACCAGAGTCGTTTAACAGCCACACCCTCCACATCGCCGTCACAGGGGAGTCGGGCTCCGGGAAGTCCTCCCTCATCAACGCCATGCGGGGGCTATCTGCTGGTGATGAAGGCGCTGCTGAAACCGGGATGCTCGATACCATGACAGAGCCGATGGCTTATCCAGATCCCGTCCTCCCAGGTGTCACCCTCTGGGACCTGCCAGGGGTGGGGACATCCTCTTTCCCTCTAGACAGCTACTGTAAGCAGCTCAATTTGAGCCGATTTGAGTTCTACATCATCGTCGGCTCTCAACGCTTCCGCTCCGACCATGCGAGGCTGGCCTGTGAGATCCAGAGAATGGGCAAGAGGTTCTACTTTGTGCGCTCCAAAGCCGACATGGACCTGGATGCTTCCAGGAGGCAGCGTCCCTCCAGCTACAACGAGGAGAGGATCCTGGAGCAGATCAGGGAGGATTGCAGGAGAGGCGTAGCTGCTGAAGGAGTGGGCCACCCACAGGTTTTTGTCGTGTCCAGCTGGGAACCCAACCGCTACGATTTTCCCCTCCTGCGGCAAACTTTGCAGACGGAGCTGCCGCTCCTGAAGAGACACGCCTTCCTGCTTAGCCTGCCTGCTGTCGCCTCGCCCATCATCAACCAGAAAAAAGCCGCACTGAAGGCGGAGATTTGGAAAATAGCCCTTTTCTCATGTTTTCTCGCTGCCGTTCCTGTCCCAGGTCTCTCTTTCTTGGGCACCTTCGTCGTCTTCAGGAAACACCTGTTCCGATACTACAGCAACTTCGGCGTGGACAACAGGTCCCTCTCTGCTCTCGCCCAACAGGTTGGGAAGCCCGTGGAGGAGCTGACGGCCGTGATGACGTCCTTGGGAATGACCCCCATGACGGCTCTGAAGCTGTTGTTGGAttcggtgggggctgctgtgatggtaAGGGAATATTCGTGGAAGCGCCTCCCCGTATTTGGTGCCATGGTGTCTGGAGGGGTGGCACTCATTACCACGTACTTCATGCTGCGGAAGTGTTTGGCCTCTGTAGCTGACGACATCCAGCAGGTTCTGAGCAAAGCACTGGAAGCAGAAAGGGAAAACACCATCTAG